Proteins encoded together in one Terriglobus saanensis SP1PR4 window:
- the glgX gene encoding glycogen debranching protein GlgX — protein sequence MKAGSPFPLGATVTANGVNFSIFSSRARAMHLLLFENEDAKTASRVIELAPETNLTGHYWHVEVPDIGAGQIYAYRADGPYAPGAGSRFDGDKVLLDPYGKAVCAKHYDRAMSSQRGDNEAFSMRSVVVNLRSYDWENDQPLSLPFQQMVIYELHVAGFTRHPNSSLPENKRGTYAGLIEKIPYLIELGITAVELMPIFQFDPQDAPVGLQNYWGYSPISFFAPHPGYSSDPSPVACINEFRDMVKALHRAGIEVILDVVYNHTAEGGADGPTLCLKGLDNPMYYILSEDRSSYADFTGTGNTLNVNQSVVRRMITDSLRYWVSEMHVDGFRFDLASVLSRDESGRPIVNAPITWDIDSDPVLAGTKLMAEAWDAGGLYQVGSFSKDRWKEWNGKFRDDVRSFLKSDRGSVMNLKQRLLGSPDIYMEKFHPPEQSINFVTCHDGFTLNDLVSFNEKHNEANGEENRDGTSDNRSWNCGEEGPTENAEIEALRERQIRNAFALNLISIGTPLLLMGDEVRRTQGGNNNPYCQNNETSWFDWDLCSKNAGLRRFVSILIRMRRHFGSLIHQRDLSLRALLEHAEIEWHGVKLFSPDLSDDSHTLAATAYVGGGPAFHLMMNAYWEPLHFAIPTARENARSWFRVVDTFQPSPLDVLESPSETILGCTYLLQPRSIVVLGSLPK from the coding sequence ATGAAAGCCGGCAGCCCCTTTCCGTTGGGAGCCACCGTGACGGCTAACGGCGTCAACTTCAGCATCTTCTCTTCGCGCGCCCGTGCGATGCACCTTCTGCTCTTCGAAAATGAAGACGCAAAGACCGCAAGCCGTGTGATCGAACTCGCCCCCGAAACCAATCTCACCGGGCACTATTGGCACGTGGAGGTGCCGGACATCGGTGCCGGGCAGATTTATGCCTATCGTGCCGATGGCCCTTATGCACCGGGAGCAGGATCTCGATTTGATGGCGATAAAGTCCTGCTTGATCCTTATGGAAAAGCTGTCTGCGCCAAACACTACGACCGAGCGATGTCCTCCCAGCGCGGCGACAACGAGGCTTTTTCGATGAGGTCCGTCGTGGTGAACTTGCGGAGCTACGACTGGGAGAACGATCAGCCGCTTTCGCTTCCGTTTCAACAGATGGTGATCTACGAGCTACATGTTGCGGGATTTACGCGGCATCCAAACTCCAGCCTGCCGGAAAATAAACGCGGAACGTACGCCGGTTTGATCGAAAAGATTCCTTACCTGATAGAACTCGGCATCACGGCGGTGGAATTGATGCCGATTTTTCAGTTTGACCCGCAGGATGCCCCCGTTGGGCTACAAAACTACTGGGGATATAGCCCAATCAGCTTTTTTGCCCCACACCCCGGCTACAGCTCCGATCCGTCTCCTGTCGCGTGTATCAACGAGTTCCGCGACATGGTGAAGGCGCTTCACCGTGCCGGCATTGAAGTAATTCTTGACGTGGTTTATAACCACACCGCCGAGGGCGGGGCCGACGGGCCGACTCTATGCCTCAAGGGACTGGACAATCCCATGTACTACATCCTGTCTGAAGACCGAAGTAGCTACGCGGACTTCACGGGGACTGGAAACACGCTGAACGTCAACCAATCCGTTGTGCGACGCATGATCACCGACAGCCTTCGCTACTGGGTTTCGGAGATGCATGTGGACGGATTCCGCTTCGATCTGGCCTCTGTCCTTAGTCGTGACGAGAGTGGCCGACCGATCGTCAATGCTCCCATCACATGGGACATAGACTCAGATCCGGTGCTTGCAGGAACCAAGCTGATGGCCGAAGCGTGGGATGCGGGTGGACTCTACCAGGTCGGTTCCTTTTCCAAGGACCGCTGGAAAGAGTGGAATGGCAAGTTCCGTGACGATGTGCGCTCTTTCCTCAAATCGGATCGCGGCTCTGTCATGAATTTGAAGCAACGCCTTCTGGGAAGCCCGGACATCTATATGGAGAAGTTCCATCCACCGGAGCAGAGTATCAACTTCGTAACCTGTCACGACGGCTTCACGCTGAACGATCTTGTGTCCTTCAATGAGAAACATAATGAAGCCAACGGTGAAGAGAACCGGGATGGAACGTCCGACAACCGCTCATGGAACTGTGGCGAAGAAGGTCCAACGGAAAACGCAGAGATTGAGGCACTACGAGAACGGCAGATTCGCAATGCTTTTGCGCTCAATCTCATCTCCATCGGAACACCGCTTCTCCTGATGGGAGACGAAGTCAGGCGTACTCAGGGAGGAAATAATAATCCCTACTGCCAGAACAACGAGACAAGCTGGTTCGACTGGGATCTGTGCTCGAAGAACGCTGGTCTTCGGCGATTTGTTTCGATCCTAATCCGTATGCGAAGACACTTTGGGTCCTTAATTCATCAGCGCGACCTTTCGCTACGTGCGCTGTTGGAGCACGCCGAGATTGAATGGCATGGCGTGAAGCTCTTCAGCCCCGACCTTTCAGACGATTCGCATACGTTGGCCGCAACCGCGTATGTCGGTGGTGGCCCGGCGTTTCACCTGATGATGAACGCCTATTGGGAGCCGCTGCACTTTGCGATTCCGACGGCGAGGGAAAATGCGCGCTCATGGTTTCGGGTGGTCGACACATTTCAACCTTCTCCGCTGGACGTTCTGGAATCGCCGAGCGAGACGATTCTTGGTTGCACCTACTTGCTGCAACCAAGGTCGATCGTAGTTCTCGGTTCCCTGCCGAAATAG
- a CDS encoding glycosyltransferase, translating into MKIGFVSMPLSGHLNPMTALARKLKSRGHEIVFIGVPDAEATVQAAGLTFVPFCEKEFPLGSVPEAYAPVAKMSGFEIVEYHFDAPGPRLVEAAFDHLPDKLRETGVEALVLDAIHHYLELVPMSMGIPYVHIWNVLHLDFTGSTPICLFGLPYGKTPEALAKNFEVLQQAGALLAPIAAIAMRYAEKAGLEIDWANPTGTFSKLAIITQTPKEFDFPDLDVPPQFHYAGPFHSDGGREPAPFPWEKLTGKPLIYASLGTLVNGLIPVYKTILAAVAKVPEAQVVLSVGKNVNTNELGPIPSNVIVVARAPQIELLKQAALCITHAGANTALEALAQGVPMVAIPIGFDQPGVAARIAYHGVGEFVEVEDLTVDRLLGLIEKVLTNQSYRERALQFKKIVEKTNGLEIAADIIERAFQTNQKIDFASKDAVLQV; encoded by the coding sequence ATGAAAATTGGCTTTGTAAGTATGCCCTTATCGGGGCATTTGAATCCGATGACAGCGCTCGCACGCAAGCTGAAATCCCGTGGGCACGAAATAGTGTTTATTGGAGTTCCGGATGCAGAAGCCACCGTTCAAGCGGCGGGACTAACTTTCGTACCCTTTTGCGAGAAAGAATTCCCCTTAGGATCCGTTCCCGAAGCTTATGCTCCTGTAGCGAAGATGAGCGGTTTCGAAATCGTGGAATACCACTTCGATGCGCCGGGGCCTCGCCTCGTTGAGGCCGCGTTCGATCATCTGCCAGACAAACTCCGTGAGACGGGCGTAGAAGCACTGGTTCTTGACGCAATCCACCACTACCTCGAACTCGTCCCCATGAGTATGGGCATCCCGTACGTACACATCTGGAATGTTCTCCATCTGGATTTCACTGGATCGACCCCGATCTGTCTTTTCGGCTTGCCCTACGGTAAGACTCCAGAAGCCTTAGCTAAAAACTTCGAGGTCTTGCAACAAGCTGGTGCGTTACTCGCTCCGATCGCGGCCATAGCGATGCGCTATGCGGAAAAGGCAGGACTGGAGATTGACTGGGCCAACCCTACCGGCACTTTCTCTAAGCTGGCTATCATCACACAGACTCCGAAGGAGTTTGACTTCCCGGATCTGGACGTACCTCCCCAGTTTCACTACGCTGGTCCGTTTCACAGCGATGGAGGTCGAGAGCCTGCACCTTTCCCCTGGGAGAAGCTCACTGGAAAGCCTCTGATTTATGCATCGCTTGGGACGCTTGTGAACGGTCTCATTCCGGTATACAAAACCATCCTTGCTGCAGTGGCGAAAGTTCCAGAGGCGCAGGTCGTGCTTTCGGTGGGCAAGAACGTCAACACTAATGAATTAGGACCAATTCCGTCTAACGTCATCGTTGTTGCCAGGGCTCCTCAAATTGAACTGTTGAAGCAAGCAGCATTGTGCATCACGCATGCAGGAGCTAACACTGCGCTCGAAGCGCTGGCGCAAGGTGTGCCGATGGTGGCGATTCCGATAGGGTTCGATCAACCTGGCGTGGCAGCCAGAATTGCGTATCACGGAGTAGGTGAGTTCGTGGAGGTAGAAGATCTGACCGTAGATCGCCTACTCGGGCTTATAGAAAAAGTACTTACGAATCAGAGCTATCGCGAACGTGCACTCCAATTCAAGAAGATCGTCGAGAAGACAAACGGATTGGAGATCGCAGCAGACATCATTGAACGCGCATTTCAAACGAACCAGAAGATCGATTTTGCAAGCAAAGACGCTGTACTCCAGGTCTGA
- a CDS encoding Tex family protein, translated as MADVKPIDPQILLHIAQALNLPLPSVRSVVALLDEGSTVPFIARYRKEATGNLDEVQIRDTGERLSYFRELLARRDTILTSIAEQGKLTDELKARILATLDRSELEDLYLPYRPKRRTKATIAREKGLEPLAVYLWAQEPAALGLVELAQSLVDPEKEVATIEDALEGARHIVAEMISEDAEIRKAARHLMFEEGMIVSHKSFDAKDEQEKFKMYYEYREPVKTIPSHRMLAVRRGEGENVLYWLIELEEPRILGLLRSHVLRTTGDWTPHLNLAIDDCWKRLLNSSIQGELRLELKRRSDTDAIQVFRENLQHLLLAAPAGPISVLGIDPGLRTGCKIAIVDETGKFLAHDVIYPHTGRTNEATQKLDAVMKSHNVRAIAIGNGTASRETDAFVRDFLLEKKLENVFRVTVSESGASIYSASDIARQEFPDLDLTVRGAISIARRLQDPLSELVKVDPKSIGVGQYQHDVDQRQLQQSLETVIESCVNRVGVDLNTASWTLLRYVAGISERIALNIVSFRDTNGRFRSRNQLHEVSGIGPKTFEQAAGFLRIRDGEQPLDSTAVHPESYALVEEIAQSIGTPVSELILNPHLLGKVNKNEFKAGSFTLNDILEELRKPGRDPRDQFVAPSFSETVRDIADVQPGMVLEGVVTNVTKFGAFIDVGVHQDGLVHISEISNRFIKDPSEVLKAGQIVKAKVLSADSKTKRISLSIKALREPAGRKSQPSAQPKAPASIEDKLLALSTKWRVG; from the coding sequence ATGGCTGACGTAAAACCGATCGACCCGCAGATTCTTCTTCACATTGCACAAGCGCTAAACCTTCCTTTGCCCAGCGTGCGCTCCGTCGTTGCACTCCTTGACGAAGGTTCCACTGTTCCCTTCATCGCTCGCTATCGCAAGGAAGCCACAGGCAATCTCGACGAAGTGCAGATCCGTGATACTGGGGAAAGGCTCTCCTATTTCCGAGAGCTTCTCGCGCGGCGCGATACGATCCTCACCTCGATTGCAGAGCAGGGCAAACTCACGGACGAGTTGAAGGCGCGCATTCTAGCGACGCTGGACCGCAGCGAACTCGAAGATCTTTACCTTCCGTACCGTCCGAAGCGCCGCACGAAGGCTACGATCGCTCGCGAGAAGGGGCTGGAACCTTTGGCCGTGTATCTCTGGGCGCAGGAACCGGCCGCGCTCGGCCTTGTAGAACTGGCGCAGTCCCTGGTCGATCCGGAGAAAGAAGTTGCAACCATTGAGGATGCGTTGGAAGGCGCACGTCACATCGTGGCCGAAATGATCAGCGAAGACGCTGAAATTCGCAAGGCCGCGCGCCATCTGATGTTTGAAGAAGGCATGATCGTCAGTCACAAGAGCTTCGACGCGAAGGACGAGCAGGAAAAATTCAAGATGTACTACGAGTATCGCGAGCCTGTGAAGACGATTCCTTCGCATCGCATGCTTGCGGTGCGCCGTGGCGAAGGAGAAAATGTCCTCTACTGGCTGATTGAATTGGAAGAGCCACGCATCCTTGGGCTACTCCGTTCCCACGTCCTCCGGACTACGGGAGACTGGACGCCGCATCTGAATCTAGCCATTGACGACTGCTGGAAGAGACTACTTAACTCATCCATCCAGGGAGAACTTCGGCTGGAGTTGAAGCGCCGCTCGGACACCGACGCGATCCAGGTCTTCCGCGAAAACCTGCAGCACCTTCTTCTAGCAGCACCTGCTGGACCGATCAGCGTACTGGGGATTGATCCCGGCCTACGTACCGGCTGCAAAATCGCCATCGTGGACGAGACGGGCAAGTTTCTGGCCCACGATGTGATCTATCCGCATACCGGTCGAACCAACGAGGCCACGCAGAAGCTCGACGCCGTGATGAAAAGCCATAACGTCCGTGCCATTGCCATCGGCAACGGCACTGCCTCGCGTGAGACCGACGCGTTCGTGCGTGATTTTCTGCTGGAGAAGAAGCTCGAGAATGTCTTCCGCGTTACCGTATCGGAGTCGGGCGCCAGCATCTACTCCGCCTCAGATATAGCACGCCAGGAGTTTCCTGACCTGGACCTCACCGTGCGCGGCGCAATCTCCATCGCGCGGCGCCTGCAGGACCCACTCTCGGAGCTCGTAAAGGTAGATCCCAAGTCCATCGGTGTCGGCCAATATCAACATGACGTCGACCAGCGCCAACTTCAGCAATCTCTAGAAACTGTGATTGAGAGTTGCGTTAATCGCGTCGGTGTTGATCTGAACACGGCCTCGTGGACGCTATTGCGTTATGTCGCCGGCATTAGTGAACGCATCGCACTCAATATCGTCAGCTTCCGGGATACGAACGGACGCTTCCGGTCTCGCAATCAGTTGCATGAGGTATCGGGCATCGGGCCAAAGACCTTTGAGCAGGCTGCCGGGTTCCTGCGTATCCGTGACGGCGAGCAACCGCTCGACAGCACGGCGGTGCATCCGGAGTCTTACGCGCTGGTGGAAGAGATTGCCCAGTCCATCGGAACCCCTGTCTCTGAGCTCATCCTCAATCCTCACCTGCTTGGTAAGGTGAATAAGAACGAGTTCAAGGCTGGCTCGTTCACGCTGAACGATATTCTGGAAGAACTACGCAAACCGGGCCGCGATCCTCGCGATCAGTTTGTCGCTCCTTCGTTCAGTGAGACCGTTCGAGATATTGCAGACGTGCAACCGGGAATGGTGCTCGAAGGCGTTGTGACCAATGTGACGAAGTTCGGCGCCTTTATCGATGTTGGCGTTCACCAGGACGGACTCGTACATATTTCGGAGATCTCAAATCGCTTTATCAAAGACCCCAGCGAAGTCCTCAAGGCTGGACAGATTGTCAAAGCCAAGGTGCTCTCAGCGGACTCCAAAACGAAGCGCATTTCTCTTTCGATTAAGGCGCTTCGGGAGCCTGCCGGGCGGAAGTCCCAACCTTCTGCTCAGCCAAAAGCGCCAGCGTCGATCGAAGACAAGCTGCTTGCGCTCTCCACAAAATGGCGGGTCGGCTAA
- a CDS encoding sigma-70 family RNA polymerase sigma factor, which produces MAPRQCAAAQTECVGIEYIDGLFSYAMMLTRNRAEAEDLVQETYLRAMQAIDRLRDNSNLKSWLFTILRNVWLNQLRKRRVAPPLVEMDGDRDLIEEVPGKSKDSYAILAENEEAERVRSAIHLLPTDFKEIILLREFEELSYQEIAKVLGCPAGTVMSRLGRARGKLRILLSNPPAKGSHSPERSTT; this is translated from the coding sequence ATGGCTCCACGGCAATGCGCGGCGGCACAAACAGAGTGTGTAGGGATTGAATATATCGACGGGCTATTCAGCTATGCGATGATGCTGACCCGTAATCGTGCTGAGGCCGAAGATCTGGTGCAGGAAACCTATCTTCGTGCGATGCAGGCGATTGACCGACTGCGCGACAATAGCAACCTGAAAAGCTGGCTCTTCACTATCTTGAGGAATGTCTGGCTCAATCAGCTTCGAAAGCGGAGGGTTGCTCCTCCACTCGTTGAGATGGACGGAGATCGTGATCTCATCGAGGAGGTGCCCGGTAAATCGAAAGATTCCTATGCAATTCTTGCGGAAAATGAGGAGGCCGAGCGGGTTCGTTCGGCCATCCATCTCCTGCCTACGGACTTCAAGGAAATCATCCTACTTCGCGAGTTTGAGGAGCTGTCATATCAAGAGATTGCTAAAGTCTTAGGATGTCCTGCAGGTACAGTAATGTCGCGCCTGGGAAGAGCGCGCGGTAAACTCCGAATTTTACTGTCCAATCCACCTGCTAAGGGGTCGCATTCCCCAGAGAGAAGCACCACATGA
- a CDS encoding zf-HC2 domain-containing protein produces MIDCIGFDTTIQLLLDGELTGEELERACAHLVTCEACAEKLAEEEKFSKLLRSSYVPQTASSMLHDRVLQVIQTASSVAPDDLAKNPVTSGPISLVRRRPFSIAQSRGQLLLVAAAILICFILLPFVQNRVRANSFIDLAISEDRSLSAHLIPLDVQSNSPNEVTNWFASRVDFPFRLPNAGMASDEDAKYTLAGGRLVSFKGENAALIDFHLADERISLLIASDKLARAEGGSVTMSDGVALHRRQRKEHNIVTWDNKGLTYAMVIPAKASRDGKCAACHQNSRPSAQAQIHPPQQTEPDFLQPASSPTNLHSAPLYRFGVRELRPAACRNSANLCNSYTISPPRLLSVALQNMALFRKR; encoded by the coding sequence ATGATTGACTGCATTGGGTTCGATACTACGATTCAGCTCTTGCTGGATGGAGAACTGACGGGTGAGGAGCTCGAACGAGCATGCGCGCATCTGGTGACCTGCGAAGCCTGCGCTGAAAAACTGGCGGAAGAAGAAAAGTTCTCAAAATTACTTCGGAGTAGTTACGTCCCGCAAACCGCGTCCTCCATGTTGCATGATCGGGTTTTGCAAGTCATACAAACAGCATCTTCCGTTGCTCCGGACGATCTCGCGAAAAACCCTGTGACTTCAGGCCCGATATCTCTCGTGCGCCGGCGTCCATTTTCGATTGCGCAGTCACGTGGGCAACTTCTGCTGGTTGCGGCCGCCATTCTGATCTGTTTCATTCTGCTTCCCTTCGTACAAAACCGGGTGCGTGCCAATAGCTTCATTGACTTGGCCATCTCCGAGGACCGCAGCCTATCCGCTCATCTCATACCTCTCGACGTGCAATCGAACTCTCCGAATGAGGTGACCAACTGGTTTGCGAGCAGAGTAGACTTTCCATTTCGATTACCAAATGCCGGCATGGCCTCCGATGAGGATGCGAAATATACTCTAGCTGGTGGACGCCTTGTCAGCTTCAAGGGTGAGAATGCTGCTCTGATCGACTTCCACCTGGCGGACGAGCGGATTAGCTTGTTGATTGCCTCTGACAAGTTAGCAAGGGCCGAGGGAGGCAGCGTAACTATGTCAGACGGCGTTGCGCTCCATCGAAGACAGAGGAAAGAGCACAACATCGTAACCTGGGATAACAAGGGCCTCACGTATGCCATGGTCATTCCCGCGAAGGCTTCACGCGATGGTAAGTGTGCGGCATGTCATCAAAACTCCCGGCCATCTGCTCAAGCGCAGATTCATCCACCGCAGCAAACCGAGCCAGATTTCCTTCAGCCTGCTTCCAGCCCAACCAATCTTCACTCCGCACCTCTATACCGTTTCGGAGTGCGGGAGCTACGGCCAGCGGCCTGCAGAAACTCAGCCAATTTGTGCAACTCCTATACGATCTCTCCGCCTCGACTCCTCTCTGTTGCTCTTCAGAACATGGCACTATTTAGAAAAAGGTGA